The following coding sequences are from one Candidatus Zixiibacteriota bacterium window:
- the ftsW gene encoding putative lipid II flippase FtsW, whose amino-acid sequence MVRKTTTRLLLKGGYDEKLLIAYLVAVVAGMVLVYSTSSMLAESRFGSHLHFIGRQFVWAIISLAAIWLVCRIDLQRWAVWSWLLFVLTLGLLALVFLMPARNGSHRWLFLGPLTLQPAELFKFVMIYFLAFSLANRNRDVTKLKQVWMPYGPMLGAGLVLIVLEPDLGMSMVIFATAVGLFFLAGAKIKHIAYAALPAMGGAALLVFVIGYKKARVMDFLASVMDPLAGSYQSKQAALTLGAGGIFGVGLGDGRQKHFFLPYPHTDFIFAAAGEEIGLVGLLLLLSLLGFILYRGFKIAADQPDRFGFLLASGVVLSLFINIAVNVAVVTSLMPVTGLPLPFISYGGSSLLITSITIGVLLNLSRRMVGRAKQ is encoded by the coding sequence ATGGTAAGAAAAACCACAACCCGGTTGCTCCTTAAGGGCGGCTACGATGAGAAGCTGCTGATCGCCTACCTCGTCGCGGTGGTGGCGGGAATGGTGCTCGTCTACTCGACCTCGTCGATGCTGGCGGAGAGCCGGTTCGGCTCGCACCTGCACTTTATCGGGCGGCAGTTCGTCTGGGCGATTATTTCGCTCGCCGCGATCTGGCTGGTCTGCCGCATCGATCTCCAGCGGTGGGCGGTGTGGTCGTGGCTGCTGTTCGTGCTCACCCTCGGGCTGCTGGCGCTGGTCTTTCTCATGCCGGCGCGGAACGGCTCGCATCGCTGGCTCTTCCTCGGACCCCTCACCCTCCAGCCCGCCGAGCTGTTCAAGTTCGTCATGATCTACTTCCTCGCCTTCTCCCTGGCCAACCGCAACCGCGACGTGACGAAGCTCAAGCAGGTGTGGATGCCCTACGGGCCGATGCTCGGGGCGGGGCTGGTGCTGATCGTGCTGGAGCCGGATCTCGGGATGTCGATGGTGATATTCGCGACGGCGGTGGGGCTGTTCTTCTTGGCGGGGGCGAAGATCAAGCACATCGCCTACGCGGCTCTGCCGGCGATGGGCGGGGCGGCCCTGCTGGTGTTCGTGATCGGGTACAAAAAGGCCCGCGTGATGGACTTCCTCGCCTCGGTCATGGATCCGCTGGCGGGGAGCTACCAGTCGAAGCAGGCGGCGCTCACGCTGGGGGCGGGCGGGATTTTCGGCGTCGGGCTCGGCGACGGGCGGCAGAAACACTTCTTCCTGCCCTACCCGCACACCGACTTCATCTTCGCCGCCGCCGGCGAGGAGATCGGGCTCGTGGGGCTGCTCCTGCTGCTGTCGCTTTTGGGGTTCATTCTCTACCGGGGCTTCAAGATTGCGGCCGACCAGCCGGACCGGTTCGGGTTCCTGCTGGCGAGCGGCGTGGTGCTGTCGCTGTTCATCAATATCGCGGTCAATGTCGCGGTGGTGACGAGCCTCATGCCGGTCACCGGGTTGCCGCTGCCCTTCATTTCCTACGGCGGCTCATCGCTCCTCATCACGAGCATAACTATCGGCGTCCTGCTCAACCTGTCGCGGCGGATGGTGGGGAGGGCGAAGCAATGA
- the murG gene encoding undecaprenyldiphospho-muramoylpentapeptide beta-N-acetylglucosaminyltransferase: MTGRTQEYRLVFAGGGTGGHLFPAIAIADRVRELLAGTAPVEILFVGTRRGLEYRMRDALGYPLHVINVRGLVRALSPANLLVPFVLVTALVRAWLLLGRFRPDAVVGTGGYVALPVLKAARWRGVPTVLQEQNSFPGITTRQGAKHARKIYLGFDGARQYLRTEAEVLTTGNPVRRGLSGGDRAAAAAAFGLDPAKKTILVLGGSQGARAINEAVLRSLAGGAPADGCQILWQTGKRDYTEVSAKAGGTAARCALFPFAHDMAAVYAAADLAVARAGALTLAELAACAIPAILIPYPHAAGDHQRKNARDLAAAGLARVIDENDLPRHDLIAEAADLLEAAEYRTMREKLESARRQGRPATDIIAEDIIDLINRERKARA, from the coding sequence ATGACGGGGCGGACGCAGGAGTACCGGCTGGTGTTCGCGGGCGGCGGGACGGGAGGGCACCTCTTCCCGGCGATTGCGATCGCTGACCGCGTCCGCGAGCTGCTTGCGGGGACGGCCCCGGTGGAGATTCTCTTTGTCGGCACGCGGCGCGGCCTGGAGTACCGGATGCGCGACGCCCTCGGCTATCCCCTCCACGTTATCAACGTCCGTGGACTGGTGCGCGCGCTGTCGCCGGCCAACCTGCTGGTGCCGTTCGTGCTCGTCACCGCGCTCGTCCGGGCCTGGCTCCTGCTCGGGCGCTTCCGGCCGGATGCGGTGGTGGGGACGGGCGGCTATGTCGCCCTGCCGGTGTTGAAAGCTGCCCGCTGGCGCGGCGTACCCACCGTGCTCCAGGAACAGAATTCCTTCCCCGGCATCACCACGCGCCAGGGGGCGAAACACGCGCGCAAGATCTACCTGGGGTTCGACGGCGCGCGGCAGTACCTCCGCACGGAGGCGGAGGTCCTCACGACCGGGAACCCGGTGCGGCGGGGGCTGAGCGGCGGCGACCGCGCCGCGGCGGCGGCGGCCTTCGGGCTCGACCCGGCCAAGAAAACGATCCTCGTGCTGGGCGGCAGCCAGGGAGCGCGGGCGATCAACGAGGCGGTGCTCCGGAGCCTCGCCGGCGGCGCGCCGGCGGACGGCTGCCAGATTCTGTGGCAGACCGGAAAGAGGGATTACACGGAGGTTTCTGCGAAGGCAGGCGGCACGGCAGCGCGCTGCGCCCTCTTTCCGTTTGCCCATGACATGGCCGCGGTCTATGCCGCGGCCGACCTGGCCGTCGCGCGGGCCGGGGCGCTCACGCTGGCCGAGCTGGCCGCCTGCGCCATCCCGGCCATTCTCATCCCCTATCCCCACGCGGCCGGAGACCACCAGCGCAAGAACGCCCGCGACCTCGCCGCCGCGGGTCTCGCCCGGGTGATCGACGAAAACGATCTTCCCCGGCACGATTTGATCGCCGAGGCGGCCGACCTGCTGGAGGCGGCCGAGTACCGGACCATGAGAGAGAAACTGGAGTCCGCGCGGCGTCAGGGACGGCCGGCGACGGACATCATCGCCGAGGACATCATCGACCTCATCAACCGTGAGAGAAAGGCGCGGGCGTGA